Proteins from a single region of Desulfovibrio sp. X2:
- a CDS encoding glycosyltransferase family 2 protein gives MGTLRPLWRLALFRWRLRRARTRLGRATAGDASLARPADCPLPRLSANGSADDAAGRESGATSGGGIMDTGAPVVSVVIPCYNYGAFVLEAVDSVLAQTLQEIDITVVDGGSTDAATREVLARLDRPRTTVLFQSGPSLVGSNRNLGIAATRGRYVCCLDADDRLKPTYLEKAVALLEGCRFDVVSAGYEVLGRPESVLLNMPAPLLEDMLLGNHMLTCAVFSRALFARTGGFVDTGKGPEHVAEDWRLWVHMAALGARMRNIMEPLLEYRVHEAGASLSRLPGAPPKWRQARAIEAALKPLLTRQALARSRSRSGACPRCPR, from the coding sequence ATGGGCACGCTGCGCCCCCTGTGGCGGCTGGCCCTGTTCCGCTGGCGGCTGCGGCGGGCGAGGACGCGCCTCGGCCGCGCGACGGCGGGCGACGCTTCCCTGGCCCGGCCCGCGGACTGCCCGCTCCCGCGCCTGAGCGCGAACGGTTCGGCGGATGACGCGGCGGGCAGGGAAAGCGGCGCAACAAGCGGGGGGGGGATCATGGACACGGGCGCACCCGTCGTCTCGGTCGTCATCCCCTGCTACAACTACGGCGCGTTCGTCCTCGAGGCCGTGGACTCGGTGCTGGCCCAGACCCTGCAAGAGATCGACATCACGGTCGTGGACGGCGGCTCCACGGACGCGGCCACACGCGAGGTGCTCGCACGCCTGGACCGTCCGCGCACGACGGTTCTCTTCCAGAGCGGCCCGAGCCTCGTCGGCTCCAACCGCAACCTGGGCATCGCGGCCACGCGGGGCCGCTACGTCTGCTGCCTGGACGCGGACGACCGCCTGAAGCCGACCTACCTTGAGAAGGCCGTGGCCCTGCTCGAGGGCTGCCGCTTCGATGTCGTCTCGGCCGGCTACGAGGTCCTGGGCAGGCCGGAAAGCGTGCTGCTGAACATGCCCGCCCCGCTACTCGAGGACATGCTCCTGGGCAACCACATGCTGACCTGTGCCGTCTTCTCCCGCGCCCTGTTCGCGCGGACCGGGGGCTTCGTGGACACGGGCAAGGGGCCGGAGCACGTGGCCGAGGACTGGCGGCTGTGGGTGCACATGGCCGCGCTCGGCGCGCGCATGCGCAACATCATGGAGCCGCTGCTGGAATACCGGGTGCACGAGGCAGGAGCGTCGCTCAGCCGCCTGCCCGGCGCGCCGCCCAAATGGCGGCAGGCCCGGGCGATCGAGGCCGCCCTGAAGCCCCTGCTGACACGCCAGGCCCTGGCCCGCTCGCGCAGCCGCTCCGGCGCCTGCCCGCGCTGCCCGAGGTGA
- a CDS encoding sugar phosphate nucleotidyltransferase, whose translation MKAIIMAGGKGTRLAPYTAVLPKPLMPLGDMPILELILRQLKHSGVTEVILAVNHLSHIIRAFFDDGQRLGMRISYSYEDHPLGTAGPLGAAIDELSEHFLLLNGDLLCNLDFGHFVASHLEHGAQASIATYVREIRSDFGVLSIDGERNLVGYSEKPVYRHEVSMGLYVLSREAVRGHVRPNEYLDMPDLIKLMIEAGQRVYAYEASGLWLDIGRPDDYAKAQDLFAAQRGTFLPEGA comes from the coding sequence ATGAAGGCGATCATCATGGCCGGCGGCAAGGGAACGAGGCTGGCCCCCTACACCGCAGTCCTGCCGAAGCCGCTCATGCCGCTCGGCGACATGCCCATACTCGAGCTCATCCTGCGGCAGCTCAAGCACTCCGGCGTCACCGAGGTCATCCTCGCCGTCAACCACCTGAGCCACATCATCCGGGCGTTCTTCGACGACGGGCAGCGCCTTGGCATGCGCATCTCCTACAGCTACGAGGACCACCCCCTGGGCACGGCGGGTCCGCTCGGCGCGGCCATAGACGAGCTGAGCGAGCACTTCCTGCTGCTGAACGGCGACCTCCTGTGCAATCTGGACTTCGGCCACTTCGTGGCCAGCCACCTCGAGCACGGCGCGCAGGCCAGCATCGCCACCTACGTGCGCGAGATCAGGAGCGACTTCGGCGTCCTCTCGATCGACGGGGAGCGCAACCTCGTGGGCTACAGCGAGAAGCCCGTCTACCGCCACGAGGTCAGCATGGGGCTCTACGTCCTCTCGCGGGAGGCAGTGCGCGGCCACGTGCGGCCGAACGAGTACCTGGACATGCCGGATCTCATCAAGCTGATGATCGAGGCCGGCCAGCGCGTCTACGCCTACGAGGCGTCCGGCCTGTGGCTGGACATCGGACGGCCGGACGACTACGCCAAGGCGCAGGACCTCTTCGCCGCGCAGCGTGGGACCTTCCTGCCCGAAGGCGCCTGA
- a CDS encoding B12-binding domain-containing radical SAM protein, translating to MKILLVIAPPPRTAPFSTSEKRPPLGVGYLISVLRQAGHTVLFEDLYLRYEPIFESPDYLLRNKIDAVGISTSSICYAQALEIMQALQRYRERGIWSGQIWVGGPHTSFGAPSIPEYVDHIVIGEGELATLDLADGKKMERVIRAPLIEDLDTLPQLPWADFITRPYDWTLEGTASPVYTFNTSRGCPFSCTFCSVRGIWGKTYRFMSAERVLDDVEMMIKYYGLRSAYFREDHFTLNQKRTIAFCEGVLARNLSIEWSCETRADSIDDPRVIELMARSGCRRIYVGVESGSPKMLKVFKKGETVEQFEKVIALARRHGIKTYASIVVGAPGETPEDVKLTQDFLARTKPDFVGFNVYVGLPGSIISETIERHGLAEYTDPVTSVTYLKGHNIRARKFYGANTDLLSPVETPGYEYLLLDEAELSADQGDVATFASLGGAKSPAAAPAQREAPRTGEDGGRLSVLMSVHDGAAHVREAVESILAQTFADFRFVIVDDASTDATPAILRELADRDGRIEVLVNEHNLGLAASLNRGLEHCDTVYVARMDADDVAYPSRLATQLDYLESHPEVAVCGTWADIFLDGCEETSLLKMPTGDDEIRATMFLRNPLNHPTVVFRKDAVQRAGGYDATIPHAQDHELWSRLAGDPEVRFANLEYSGLRYRTYPEEARDRYRDSQRSVVMAVSERLLRGAGFPLPDHEVPLLHALVALNRPENTDSMLQLAAFTLRLLDWGRANLERGASTFAQSVEESIQETIGRYCGMAELHDALREQQTALGKYEEGIAYFKQQLANHQELLAECRRREEENAATGVVRAVGKKLLGKAPDDKVSLWKKIDVRTCVLLKKMAGKLHPAGPRYVEKLEYCVRHCDMGPIRRFASARTRRVTAGAMNLKRRLHLLRPFSPSPLQDGQPLVSVIIPCFNYGRYVEEAIDSVLAQTLQNIEIIVVEGGSTDGVTRPLLEALHKPKTTVLLQDSPTMVGENRNLGIRHARGRYVCCLDADDLILPTYLEKAAYLLETYGYDIVSTSYATFGETQTTFGVLPVPTLRDMLEGNHIMTCAVFRRDTWARTPGGFVDSGKGADHVAEDWRLWIELAAQGARMRNIVNEPLLLYRTHGSSLSTEHSVRSLSSQCEQICAELAPVLTPEAIKRSARASRKFRFCSVPGGAMGARRCRKAPDEDGVNRKPTLLLCMGLIINGGAERLLSTVVGHLAAQGWRVVVVCTVDDLTENSQPISWFTAHTPEVYQLQRFLSDDEERADFLRYLIASRRVDVVLQAGSALLYRMLKGLRAACPHLAVVDLLFNTAPEGHIASNRRHRAGIDHIITENSEVESWLLDHGEERSAVSRIFSGISVPDVAAEDAAALRAALGIPADSLVFGFSGRLSPEKNPLAVVELASRCRDMEHVYFVMTGGGAMADAVARRREELGLQRLLFMGFVDDPAVYLAMYDALLLPSVQDGRPVAVMEAMLLGTPCLASRIGGLPEMVEDGVTGLLTPPGDVGALERAVRLAAADPTRLKALGAAAQAFAHVHFDPPAMCRNYEDALLRAIATRRHVG from the coding sequence ATGAAGATCCTCCTCGTCATCGCTCCGCCGCCAAGGACCGCCCCCTTCTCCACCAGCGAGAAGCGCCCGCCGCTGGGCGTGGGATATCTCATCTCCGTGCTGCGCCAGGCCGGGCACACCGTCCTCTTCGAGGATCTCTACCTGCGCTACGAGCCCATCTTCGAATCGCCCGACTATCTGCTGCGCAACAAGATCGACGCGGTCGGCATCTCCACGAGCAGCATCTGCTACGCCCAGGCCCTCGAGATCATGCAGGCCCTGCAGCGCTATCGCGAGCGCGGCATCTGGTCCGGGCAGATCTGGGTGGGCGGACCGCACACCTCCTTCGGCGCGCCGTCGATCCCGGAGTACGTGGACCACATCGTCATCGGCGAGGGCGAGCTGGCCACGCTGGACCTCGCCGACGGCAAGAAGATGGAGCGCGTCATCCGCGCGCCGCTCATCGAGGACCTCGACACGCTCCCGCAGCTGCCCTGGGCCGACTTCATCACCCGCCCCTACGACTGGACGCTCGAGGGCACCGCCTCCCCGGTCTACACCTTCAACACGAGCCGCGGCTGCCCCTTCTCCTGCACCTTCTGCTCGGTGCGCGGCATCTGGGGCAAGACGTACCGCTTCATGTCCGCGGAGCGCGTCCTCGACGACGTCGAGATGATGATCAAATACTACGGGCTGCGCTCGGCCTATTTCCGCGAGGACCACTTCACCCTGAACCAGAAGCGGACCATCGCCTTCTGCGAGGGCGTCCTGGCGCGCAACCTGTCCATCGAGTGGTCCTGCGAGACCAGGGCGGACAGCATCGACGATCCCCGCGTCATCGAGCTCATGGCGCGCTCCGGCTGCAGGCGCATATACGTCGGCGTCGAGAGCGGCAGCCCGAAGATGCTCAAGGTGTTCAAGAAGGGCGAGACCGTCGAGCAGTTCGAGAAGGTCATCGCCCTGGCGCGCAGGCACGGCATCAAGACCTACGCCAGCATCGTGGTCGGCGCCCCCGGCGAGACGCCGGAGGACGTCAAGCTGACGCAGGACTTCCTCGCCCGCACCAAGCCCGACTTCGTCGGCTTCAACGTCTACGTCGGCCTGCCCGGGTCGATCATCAGCGAAACCATCGAGCGACACGGGCTGGCCGAGTACACCGACCCCGTCACCTCCGTGACCTACCTGAAGGGCCACAACATCCGGGCCAGGAAGTTCTACGGCGCGAACACGGACCTGCTCTCGCCCGTGGAGACCCCGGGGTACGAATACCTCCTGCTCGACGAGGCGGAGCTGTCCGCCGACCAGGGCGACGTGGCCACCTTCGCGAGCCTCGGCGGCGCGAAGTCCCCCGCCGCCGCGCCCGCCCAGCGGGAAGCCCCGCGCACCGGCGAGGACGGCGGCCGCCTCTCCGTGCTCATGTCCGTGCATGACGGCGCGGCCCACGTGCGCGAGGCGGTCGAGAGCATCCTGGCGCAGACCTTCGCCGACTTCCGCTTCGTGATCGTCGACGACGCCTCCACGGACGCCACGCCCGCGATCCTGCGCGAGCTGGCCGACAGGGACGGCCGCATTGAAGTGCTCGTCAACGAGCACAACCTGGGGCTCGCGGCCAGCCTGAACCGCGGGCTCGAGCACTGCGACACGGTCTACGTCGCCCGCATGGACGCGGACGACGTCGCCTACCCGAGCCGTCTGGCCACGCAGCTCGACTACCTGGAGAGCCACCCCGAGGTGGCGGTCTGCGGCACCTGGGCCGACATCTTCCTCGACGGATGCGAGGAGACGAGTCTCCTGAAAATGCCCACGGGCGACGACGAGATCCGGGCGACCATGTTCCTGCGCAACCCGCTGAACCACCCCACGGTCGTCTTCCGCAAGGACGCCGTGCAGCGGGCCGGGGGCTACGACGCCACGATCCCCCACGCCCAGGACCACGAGCTGTGGTCGCGGCTGGCCGGCGACCCCGAGGTGCGCTTCGCAAACCTCGAATATTCCGGCCTGCGCTACCGGACCTACCCGGAAGAGGCGCGCGACCGCTACCGCGACAGCCAGCGCTCCGTGGTCATGGCCGTGAGCGAGCGCCTGCTCAGGGGGGCCGGCTTCCCGTTGCCGGACCACGAGGTGCCGCTGCTGCACGCGCTCGTGGCGCTGAACCGGCCGGAGAACACGGACAGCATGCTCCAACTCGCCGCCTTCACCCTGCGCCTGCTGGACTGGGGCCGCGCGAATCTGGAACGGGGGGCGTCCACCTTCGCGCAGAGCGTCGAGGAATCCATACAGGAGACCATCGGTCGCTATTGCGGCATGGCCGAGCTGCACGATGCCCTGCGCGAGCAGCAGACGGCCCTTGGGAAGTACGAGGAGGGCATCGCGTATTTCAAGCAGCAGCTCGCGAACCACCAGGAGCTCCTCGCCGAGTGCCGGCGCCGGGAGGAGGAGAACGCAGCCACCGGCGTCGTGCGCGCCGTCGGCAAGAAGCTCCTGGGGAAGGCGCCCGACGACAAGGTCTCCCTGTGGAAGAAGATCGACGTCAGGACGTGCGTGCTGCTCAAGAAGATGGCCGGCAAGCTCCATCCCGCCGGCCCCCGCTATGTCGAGAAGCTCGAATACTGCGTGCGGCACTGCGACATGGGGCCCATCAGGCGCTTCGCCTCCGCCCGGACGCGCAGGGTCACGGCCGGCGCCATGAACCTGAAGCGGCGCCTGCACCTGCTTCGGCCCTTCTCCCCCTCTCCCCTGCAAGACGGGCAGCCCCTCGTCTCCGTGATCATCCCCTGCTTCAACTACGGCCGCTATGTCGAGGAGGCCATCGACAGCGTCCTGGCGCAGACCCTGCAGAACATCGAAATCATCGTCGTGGAGGGCGGCTCCACCGACGGGGTCACGCGCCCCCTGCTCGAGGCGCTCCACAAGCCGAAGACGACCGTCCTCCTCCAGGACTCCCCGACCATGGTGGGGGAGAACCGCAACCTCGGCATCCGCCACGCCAGGGGCCGCTACGTCTGCTGCCTCGACGCCGACGACCTGATCCTGCCCACCTACCTGGAGAAGGCCGCCTACCTGCTCGAGACCTACGGCTACGACATCGTCTCCACGTCCTACGCCACCTTCGGCGAGACGCAGACGACCTTCGGCGTCCTCCCCGTGCCGACGCTGCGGGACATGCTCGAGGGCAACCACATCATGACCTGCGCCGTCTTCCGGCGCGACACCTGGGCCCGGACCCCGGGCGGCTTCGTGGACTCGGGCAAGGGGGCGGACCACGTCGCCGAGGATTGGCGGCTGTGGATCGAGCTCGCGGCGCAGGGCGCGCGCATGCGCAACATCGTCAACGAGCCGCTGCTGCTCTACCGCACGCACGGCAGCTCGCTCAGCACGGAACACAGCGTACGCAGCCTCAGCAGCCAGTGCGAGCAGATCTGCGCCGAGCTCGCGCCGGTCCTCACGCCGGAGGCCATCAAGCGCTCCGCCCGGGCGTCGCGGAAGTTTCGCTTCTGCTCGGTGCCCGGCGGGGCGATGGGCGCAAGGCGCTGCCGCAAGGCCCCGGACGAGGACGGCGTGAACAGGAAGCCGACCCTCCTCCTGTGCATGGGCCTGATCATCAACGGCGGGGCGGAGCGCCTGCTGTCGACCGTGGTCGGCCACCTCGCGGCGCAGGGCTGGCGGGTCGTGGTCGTCTGCACGGTCGACGACCTCACGGAGAACAGCCAGCCCATCTCCTGGTTCACGGCCCACACGCCCGAGGTCTACCAGCTGCAGCGCTTCCTCTCCGACGACGAGGAGCGGGCGGACTTCCTCCGCTACCTGATCGCCTCGCGCCGCGTGGACGTCGTCCTGCAGGCGGGCTCCGCCCTGCTCTACCGCATGCTGAAGGGGCTGCGCGCCGCCTGCCCGCACCTCGCGGTCGTGGATCTGCTCTTCAACACCGCGCCCGAGGGGCACATCGCCTCCAACCGGCGGCACAGGGCCGGGATCGACCACATCATCACCGAGAACAGCGAGGTGGAGAGCTGGCTCCTCGACCACGGCGAGGAGCGCTCGGCCGTCAGCCGTATCTTCTCCGGCATCAGCGTGCCCGACGTCGCCGCGGAGGACGCGGCCGCCCTGCGCGCCGCGCTCGGCATCCCGGCCGACAGCCTCGTCTTCGGCTTCTCCGGGCGGCTGTCGCCGGAGAAGAACCCGCTGGCCGTGGTCGAGCTCGCCTCCCGCTGCCGCGACATGGAGCACGTGTACTTCGTCATGACCGGAGGCGGGGCCATGGCGGACGCCGTGGCCCGGCGCAGGGAGGAGCTCGGGCTGCAGCGCCTACTCTTCATGGGCTTCGTGGACGATCCGGCGGTCTATCTCGCCATGTACGACGCGCTCCTCCTGCCCTCGGTGCAGGACGGCCGCCCGGTGGCGGTCATGGAGGCCATGCTGCTCGGCACCCCCTGCCTGGCCTCGCGCATCGGCGGGCTGCCCGAGATGGTCGAGGACGGCGTGACCGGCCTGCTGACGCCTCCGGGCGACGTGGGCGCGCTCGAGCGGGCCGTGCGACTCGCCGCCGCCGACCCGACGCGGCTGAAGGCGCTCGGCGCCGCGGCGCAGGCCTTCGCCCACGTCCACTTCGACCCCCCGGCCATGTGCCGCAATTACGAGGACGCGCTGCTGCGCGCGATCGCGACCCGCAGACACGTGGGCTGA
- a CDS encoding GDP-mannose 4,6-dehydratase, with protein MLQGKKVFVTGAGGFIGSHLTEELVKANADVTAMIRYGSSANWGNLEFLPQDIRREIKVVAGNVEDSDFMMHSLKGQDIVFHLAALIAIPYSYVAPRSYVRTNVEGTLNVMEAVRRLGIGRVVHTSTSEVYGTALYAPIDESHPLQGQSPYSASKIGADKIAESYFLSFATPVVTLRPFNTYGPRQSARAFIPTVICQALEQPAIRMGSLDPQRDMTFVRDTALGFIAAGTAPGIEGETINLGVGRTDSIGAIAGRILSLMGCDKPIEQDPSRVRPAKSEVQKLLSNNAKARERMGWSPTVSLDQGLAETIEFVKKNIHLFKSNTYTI; from the coding sequence ATGCTGCAGGGCAAGAAGGTCTTTGTCACAGGAGCAGGTGGATTCATCGGCAGCCACCTGACAGAGGAGCTCGTCAAGGCCAATGCCGACGTCACGGCCATGATACGCTACGGTTCGAGCGCGAACTGGGGCAATCTCGAGTTCCTGCCCCAGGACATCAGGCGCGAGATCAAGGTCGTGGCCGGCAACGTCGAGGACAGCGACTTCATGATGCACTCCCTGAAGGGGCAGGACATCGTCTTCCACCTCGCGGCGCTCATCGCCATCCCCTACTCCTATGTCGCGCCGCGCAGCTACGTGCGCACCAACGTCGAGGGCACGCTCAACGTCATGGAGGCCGTCCGCCGCCTGGGAATCGGCCGCGTGGTGCACACCAGCACCTCGGAGGTCTACGGCACCGCGCTCTACGCGCCCATCGACGAGAGCCACCCCCTGCAGGGCCAGTCGCCCTACTCGGCCTCGAAGATCGGGGCGGACAAGATCGCCGAATCCTACTTCCTCTCCTTCGCCACGCCGGTGGTCACGCTGCGGCCGTTCAACACCTACGGCCCCCGCCAGTCCGCCAGGGCCTTCATCCCCACGGTCATCTGCCAGGCCCTGGAGCAGCCGGCCATCCGCATGGGCTCCCTCGATCCGCAGCGGGACATGACCTTCGTGCGCGACACGGCGCTCGGCTTCATCGCCGCGGGCACGGCCCCGGGCATCGAGGGCGAGACCATCAACCTCGGCGTGGGCCGCACCGACAGCATCGGCGCCATCGCGGGCCGCATCCTCTCCCTCATGGGCTGCGACAAGCCCATCGAGCAGGACCCCTCGCGCGTCCGCCCGGCCAAGAGCGAGGTGCAAAAGCTCCTCTCCAACAACGCCAAGGCGCGGGAGCGCATGGGCTGGTCGCCGACGGTGTCGCTCGACCAGGGGCTCGCGGAGACCATCGAGTTCGTCAAAAAGAACATCCACCTCTTCAAGAGCAACACATACACGATCTGA
- a CDS encoding IS1595-like element ISDeul1 family transposase, with product MELDRLLLVFQSLDEHKQKLFIRRAQELLLAGRGFGSYLTAMREGRFKDGLVCPHCGGHRVKRNGMYKRTPDKPGQRGKGPWVPRQRYLCADCRKTFNDLTASPIEGSWYADKWPRYITLMFKGLTLRDAAEELGICHTTAFFWRHKILRAVATLDVGKMLEGVVEADETFFLESFKGKRDLTKRPPRKRGGKAGKRGISSEQIAVLAAVDRSGGIVCRMAGRGRISASQIGAVLSPRMDDDSTLVTDQATTFAKFAADRGLPIKQLNTKRKVYKDGIFHIQHVNGYHSRLKGWMQRFRGVATSYLDHYLAWFRLLELTKAMQGTERLTAALCDAVSPMLVTRRASFPFPEVP from the coding sequence ATGGAACTAGATAGACTCCTTTTAGTATTCCAAAGCCTTGACGAACACAAGCAGAAACTTTTCATCCGGCGGGCGCAGGAGCTGCTCCTGGCGGGACGCGGCTTCGGGTCGTATCTGACCGCGATGCGGGAAGGACGCTTCAAGGACGGGCTGGTCTGCCCGCATTGCGGCGGTCACAGGGTCAAGCGCAACGGCATGTACAAGCGGACCCCGGACAAGCCGGGACAGCGCGGAAAAGGCCCGTGGGTGCCCAGGCAGCGCTACCTGTGCGCTGATTGCCGCAAGACCTTCAACGACCTGACCGCAAGCCCCATCGAAGGGTCCTGGTACGCGGACAAGTGGCCGCGTTACATCACCTTGATGTTCAAGGGGCTCACCCTGCGCGACGCGGCTGAAGAACTGGGCATCTGCCACACCACCGCGTTCTTCTGGCGGCACAAGATTCTGCGGGCCGTGGCCACCCTGGACGTCGGCAAGATGCTGGAAGGCGTGGTCGAGGCCGATGAGACCTTCTTCCTGGAATCCTTCAAGGGCAAGCGTGACCTGACGAAGCGGCCACCGCGCAAACGCGGCGGAAAGGCCGGGAAACGGGGCATATCCAGCGAACAGATAGCAGTTCTCGCTGCCGTGGATCGCTCCGGCGGCATCGTCTGCCGCATGGCCGGCCGGGGCCGGATTTCCGCGTCGCAGATAGGCGCGGTGCTAAGCCCGCGCATGGACGACGATTCGACCCTGGTCACGGATCAGGCCACGACCTTCGCCAAATTCGCAGCCGACCGTGGGCTGCCCATCAAGCAGCTGAACACCAAGCGCAAGGTCTACAAGGACGGCATCTTCCACATCCAGCACGTCAACGGCTACCACAGCCGCCTGAAAGGCTGGATGCAGCGCTTTCGCGGCGTGGCGACCAGTTACCTGGACCACTACCTGGCGTGGTTCAGGCTGCTCGAACTGACCAAGGCGATGCAGGGGACAGAACGCCTGACTGCCGCCCTGTGCGATGCCGTCAGCCCCATGCTGGTCACGCGCCGGGCATCGTTCCCCTTCCCCGAAGTCCCCTAG
- a CDS encoding NAD(P)-dependent oxidoreductase, whose protein sequence is MHEGTCAVVTGASGFLGGHLVAALERLGVVVVTMGVGAGGAARAHLKVDRLADAAGQLALLRGLPRAPAWIFHVAGTTRAEHMDEVNVAWAEALLDAAGRLPAPPTVLLVGSAAEYGPQHDNPGSRFGSWVDEETPCAPASAYGRSKLAQTEAGLRAAERQPVVVCRPFNILGLGMPEHLALASFVRQARALPPADSVQERRIRTGPLNAVRDFIDADDCAHSMARLADDPRAHGEVVNLCTGVGTSMSELVATLIDQLEPPVELVSAAPANDRPDVVVGATGKLRRLDIQPRRCDIARCIRDMLNA, encoded by the coding sequence ATGCACGAAGGCACATGCGCCGTGGTCACCGGCGCTTCCGGTTTTCTGGGCGGCCATCTCGTGGCCGCGCTCGAGCGGCTGGGCGTCGTGGTCGTGACCATGGGCGTGGGCGCGGGCGGCGCGGCTCGCGCCCACCTGAAGGTGGACCGCCTCGCCGACGCGGCCGGCCAGCTGGCGCTGCTGCGCGGCCTGCCGCGCGCCCCGGCCTGGATCTTCCACGTCGCGGGCACCACGCGCGCGGAGCACATGGACGAGGTCAACGTGGCCTGGGCCGAGGCGCTGCTGGACGCGGCCGGACGCCTGCCCGCCCCTCCCACGGTGCTGCTCGTGGGCAGCGCGGCCGAGTACGGCCCGCAGCACGACAATCCCGGCTCCCGCTTCGGAAGCTGGGTGGACGAGGAGACGCCCTGCGCCCCCGCGAGCGCCTACGGCAGGAGCAAGCTCGCCCAGACCGAGGCCGGCCTGCGGGCCGCCGAACGGCAGCCCGTGGTGGTCTGCCGCCCCTTCAACATCCTCGGCCTGGGCATGCCGGAGCACCTGGCCCTGGCGAGCTTCGTGCGCCAGGCGCGCGCCCTGCCGCCGGCGGACAGCGTACAGGAGCGGCGCATCCGCACCGGCCCCCTGAACGCGGTGCGCGACTTCATAGACGCAGACGACTGCGCACACTCCATGGCGCGGCTCGCAGACGACCCGCGCGCCCACGGAGAGGTGGTCAACCTGTGCACCGGGGTCGGCACGAGCATGTCCGAGCTCGTCGCCACGCTGATCGATCAGCTCGAGCCTCCGGTGGAGCTCGTGTCGGCCGCGCCCGCGAACGACCGTCCGGACGTGGTCGTCGGCGCAACGGGCAAGCTTCGGCGACTTGATATTCAGCCGAGAAGATGCGATATTGCACGATGCATTCGCGACATGCTGAATGCATAA
- a CDS encoding glycosyltransferase has product MVSAPSPRLRVAQITASSAIGGGPEHVWQLLRHLPAERIESFVAAPRRRPYEERFEAIVGGDRFQPLPQRRWSTVAFARLVRWLRARRIGLIHSHGRGAGLYGRLAALLTGIPCVHSFHGIHPPEGGLPRAAYLGIERSLARVSRANVAVSPSEGRLAADLGLEGRRLLVIPNGVAVDDQPAPAPLRSPFTVVHVSRFDAAKNSGALLPIAREMRAQELLERCRFLTVGEGEGRAALTAALAAEGLLDAFRFTGPLDEVRSLLRGAGCYLSTSRGEGLPLAVLEAQAEGVPAVASRVTGNVDAIVDGETGFLFPLDDARAAAEGIRRLMDDAALRERMGLAARRHVREHHDVRRMALAMAELYAAVAGS; this is encoded by the coding sequence ATGGTGTCCGCGCCTTCCCCGCGCCTGCGCGTCGCGCAGATCACCGCGTCCTCCGCGATCGGCGGCGGGCCGGAGCACGTCTGGCAACTGCTGCGCCACCTGCCGGCCGAGCGGATCGAGTCCTTCGTGGCCGCGCCGCGCCGCAGGCCCTACGAGGAGCGCTTCGAGGCGATCGTCGGCGGCGACCGCTTCCAGCCGCTGCCGCAGCGCCGCTGGTCCACGGTCGCCTTCGCGCGGCTGGTGCGCTGGCTGCGCGCGCGGCGCATCGGGCTGATCCACTCCCACGGCCGCGGCGCGGGCCTCTACGGCCGACTGGCCGCGCTGCTGACCGGGATACCGTGCGTGCACTCGTTTCACGGCATCCATCCGCCCGAAGGGGGGCTTCCCCGCGCAGCCTACCTGGGGATCGAGCGCTCCCTCGCCCGGGTGAGCCGCGCGAACGTCGCCGTCTCCCCGAGCGAGGGCCGGCTGGCCGCGGATCTCGGACTGGAGGGCCGGCGCCTGCTGGTCATCCCAAACGGCGTCGCCGTCGACGACCAGCCGGCCCCGGCCCCGCTCCGCTCCCCCTTCACCGTCGTGCACGTCAGCCGCTTCGACGCCGCCAAGAACAGCGGGGCCCTCCTGCCCATCGCGCGCGAGATGCGCGCGCAGGAGCTCCTCGAGCGCTGCCGCTTCCTGACCGTGGGCGAGGGGGAGGGACGCGCCGCGCTTACGGCCGCGCTCGCGGCCGAGGGGCTGCTCGACGCCTTTCGCTTCACCGGGCCGCTGGACGAGGTCCGCTCTCTCCTGCGGGGCGCGGGTTGCTATCTTTCGACCTCACGCGGCGAGGGGCTGCCTCTGGCGGTGCTGGAGGCGCAGGCCGAGGGCGTGCCCGCCGTGGCGAGCCGCGTCACCGGCAACGTGGACGCCATCGTCGACGGCGAGACCGGCTTCCTCTTTCCCCTGGACGACGCGCGGGCCGCGGCAGAGGGCATCCGCCGGCTCATGGACGACGCGGCGCTGCGCGAGCGCATGGGGCTGGCCGCACGGCGCCACGTCAGGGAGCACCACGACGTGCGGCGCATGGCCCTGGCCATGGCGGAGCTGTACGCGGCCGTCGCCGGCTCCTGA